The DNA region CTTAATGTTTTGAGCAGAGGGAAAGAGGCAACATCATAATAATCTAGCTGGCGACATACAAGACCAACCAGCAAATAAGTTCCACACAGTCACACTAAACAAGCTACCTGTTCAAATCAAAAGGCATTAGATACGAGCATATGGCATCTAGTGATGTCCTTTAGTGAGCAAGATCAGAAGGAAGAATATATTTTCCCTCAATCTGTGCCTTAATTTGATACTTACTTTTGGTAACGAAAAGTCAGAAGCGCTGCAACCATCAGAAGCCAAGCAAGTTTGGCCACAATCAGGAAACTGCAGTAGGAGGAAGATCAAGCTATTGCAAACATGAAGAACAGCGTTCGCCATAATTAACAGAAGATAGGCGTGAAATCAGGACTTGTTACTCTGATGGAGCACGTCTCCTCTTCCCATATTCAACGTCCCTTGACCGAGACCTGTGATCACCTTCTGGCATAGCCCGGGACCTACTCCTAGATCTTGAAGAAGACTGTCCTCTGTCCCAATCTTCCTCATAACCTGAATCACGTTCCTTTTGTCGATGATCTCTATATCCATCCTTCTCTTCTCTATATCTGCGATCCCTGTCAGATCTATCATAATCTTGCTCCTCACGGTGTCTCCTGTCAGAATTTCCAGACCAGTCTCTCTCAGTAACTCTTTCCTTTTCCCGGGGAGCAGCATTTGTCCTAGAACCCTTTTCAGCATTTCCCTCTCCATATCCATAATCAGAaccaccatcatcaccaccataACTTGACTCTCTTGTCTTTTGACCATGTTCTTCCCCAGCCCATCCACCCATGCTAGGGTCAGGCCACATCCCACCAGGATGTCCTTCCATTCCAGTGCCACCCATCATACCCATTCCATTTGGTGCCATTCCACGGCCAAAGAAGGCAGGGTTAACATGTGGAGCCACACCAAGTCCCATAGGATTAACAGCAGGAAATGGAGGCATCATATTCATCCCAGGAAATGCAGGGCCAGAGAAGCCACCATAACCAGCTCCCCGACCCATATAGCTTGGATCAAACCCAGGACCCATCATGGCTTGAGGATGCATCATTCCTCCGCCTGGTCCACCGAAACCTGGAGCTCCCATACCTTGTCCAAAATTACCCATAGCAGCACCTCCCATTCCAGTAGCATTCCCAGGGGCATTTTTAGGGCCCATTGGTCCTCTTCCTCTCGGCCCTGAACCACCTGGACCCCTAGCAGCTACACCCTGCCCTCGTCCCCATCCACCTCTTCCAAAACCTCTTCCCCCTTCTCCAGAAGAAAAGTTCGCCCCACCACCGCCTCTTCCAGCTCCATCAGTTGCATTTCTTCTTCCCTGAGGCTGAGACTGAGGCTGTTGTGGGTTCTTGCTTGCATAGGAAGCTCCCATCTGTTTCAGAGTTTGGGAAGAAGCAAAGACCACAACACAGGCTCGTCCATTGAAAATGTGTCCGTTCATGCTCTCTTTGCATGctgcagcagcagcagcatcaAAAAACTCAACTTGGCAATAACCTTTTGATTTTCCACTTGCTCTCTCATCAAAGAACTTAATTTCCTTAACTTTTCCGTATTGTGACAGCACACTTTCTAGTTCTGCATCAGTGGTCCACCAATGTAACTCACCCACAAACAACATGGTCGGACCATTGTCCATTTGTGGCCGGATGATATTGTCATTGGCCATCATATGGTCCACAGACATGTTCACATTTGCCGCCATGTGATTATTTACAATGCCCTGAGTGACATTCGGACCTCCAATAGCAGGATTGTTAGCTTTATTAACATCAGAAACATTAGTTGCAGCGGTCTGAGATATAGGGGCAGAGCCTTGAAAGCTCATATTCCCAGAAGTACCATCATGAATTTGGTTTTCTGGACCCAAAGCCCCACTGATGCGATTAGCAGAACCTGATTCTGGTTCTTTAACAGCAAGACTTGCTTTCTGCTGCCTTCCATCGGAAACAACTCCAGAAATGCCAAGGTTACGGGACACACCAGCATCTTGTCTAGGTTGAGGGGTATTATAGATTTGGACTTGCATAACACCATTACCTATACTATTAGGACCCCCTTGTGCCTGATGAAACTGCATGAAACCCTCCCCGACATTAACACCATCATAAAGATCTTCATAATCTTCATCTTCTCCAATCATCTCTTCGTCTGCTAGTGCCGGAATTGCTCCACTACCCTGATATTGCAGCTTTTGAGCACCTCCATATTCCTCATCACCATAATCTATTTGCTCCTCAGCAACCGGATCCATCTATGTCTACGTTATAATAACGTTTAGATAGTATTTTGCACCTAAGTAGTAAAATGACAAAGAAGATTCAATCAAAAAGACTCACAAATTCACTCCACCATCTGAATGGAAAAACTTTCTCCTCTTCAACGTTAAAGGAGAGCGAATTCGCACACAAGATGCTCTACCTATAGCAAACTTAAGTGTAGCATATATAGAAATTGCTTCACATGTCATTAAAAAAAAGCAACAAATCAGTACTATACAAGATCAAGGCAGGCCCTAACATACAGCAAGACATTAGCAAACTCTACTTGTAGTTAGCACAAATAAAGCCAGAAAAGTGAGTCAATATAGCTTAATTTCTTCTATCCCACTAACCACCTATCTCTCACAGCTAATTAAGGAATATTATCCCAAAATTATGTCAAACAGAAACTTCTGTATCTCAAAAAGTACAATTAAGATTCAAGAATAGCTAGTTTTAAACTGttagaataaaataggaaatCATATAGCTAGTTCTTAAACTTACGGGATAAAATAGGAAATCATCAACATCTAGCTCCAAAACCTAAAGGAAACTCGATAAAGTAATTAGAGTCACCAATAAGAAAAAGGCATCAAATTTAttcatcaaaaccaaaaccctTTGTACAATGGGCAAAAAAATCGAATTAACCCACACAATTAAACATCATGAAAAGCAAATCCAACAACTTTTCACTTGTTCAAATCAGAAATCAGAAGTAATATCAACATACTCGGAAATCAAAATCACTGCTAAACCAATCAAGTAGCAATTTTGACAAGTTTAGAAGCAGatctaatgaaaaaaaatagtcaaaactCCAATTgaacaataataatcaaaacTTATAAATAACGATTACTTACGATTACTTACGATTCAAAAAATACACCAAAATTCAGAATATTAGATATAAATAACGATTCAAGAAAAGTTAtacctttttaattaatatttaattttgttgtGCTGTGTATTAATGGAGTCTCCGGACAATTGATTGGTATCTTGTTTATCTTTCCTTGGTTCCTCCTAATTCTCCTTGCTTGAGGATGAGGATTgaatcctttttcatcttataaataaattttctacAGTCAAAACCTATTTCGTACTTCTATTttcttttgtctttttaagGTAAAGCTTACTAAATtgatgagattttatttatcaatCTTCAAAGAATATAATTTTAGATTAATCTTCAACTAGACTGTTTTACAAACCATTCAACCactattcaataataaaattgtcactttttgttatttattaataaGATTATTTCgtgataaattaaataataaaaaaatttcaatttgtcaCAAATTGTTTAGTGTTTTGTACAGTATTTTTCTTGGAAAAGCATTTTGTATATTAAGGTTGaatttaaagaaatataaaagagttatcattttgttttatgaaatttgacttatttattttagtctgtttaattaaatttgtccaatttttatttttaatcatagtttatcttttttttaattctcattcacacatttaatttattttttcatttcatttatatatatctcTAAGTTTTACATAAAATATCACTTTATCTATTTTCTTTTAAGTTTTGGCAAAACTGGTAATGACAGAGAGAGTATATACATGAAGGCTATACTCTTGAAAACTAGTAATGTGAGAAGATCcattattatcataattattcAAACTTCACTTGTGAATTTAAATATCCAATACTTCATGTCTAAGAGGTGATCAACCAACCACGGGGCTACTATATAAATTCTTCTAGAGAATATTTTATGGTCAAAGTTTGTATAAAAAGATTATGAAAGTTTAGTATatctaaatatacataatacatGTATGTTGATGTACAATTCATATAGTTGTCTAAACTCATAGTATGCTCAACAGTATTTTTGCAATTCTCTTAAAAGTTCCAACATATGAATAAGAGGTGACTTAGTTGTAGTAATTCCATGTCACCGGAATCGGAAACTAGATTAGGAAATACTCGATCCCAATTGCGAACGTATCAGTTGTAGTGAACAAATACTCGGTTATCCAATTACAAGAGTAAGAAATCAAGAGGAACTATAATGTGCTTGTTGCAACTGTGATAAGATTGCTAACAAAAAGCATCCAATTACAAATGAAGAGCAGCAATCTATAGCTTCCTAGAAAAAGAATTGTTACAGATGAAAAATCAATGCTTTCTTACAAAGTAAATTTCTATTTTACACCAATTCCATGTAGCCTGAAGACTCAAAATCACATTGACAGGTTTTGAGCATACGAAGAACCGGAGACTTTGTGTTGGAAGTGAAAAACTGGAAATCACTAAGCCAAAATTGCAAATAGATTCGGTACAACTGAAGCGGATTGCATGATTCTTCACATCAGTACATCCCTTGAAAACGGGATTTGCAAGACAAATACTAGCACCGTATTCTTCATATTCCGCTTTGGTATGGCAAGCCTGCATGGAATGAATAGAGAAAGACAACTTGAATTAAACGACTAAATAGCATGATGGAGTTATCGAACTTGAGAGCATGATCAACAACACATACAGCCTGTGGAACTAGTTCATGCATTGGGTAATGTTATTACTATTCACTAACCACAATTGCAAAGTAGAATAATCGGTACAAGAATTATAACCCACTTAAGGTTATGGATATATCCATAGGTAATGTTCAGAGACATTCAAGTATATGCAGCTTTAGTCCTTTATCTCTTGGGCACAATTGGAATGAAGGTTATGATTGAAGCGGTAAAAGATATTCCCTCTGTCCCAATGAAATAGCACCCCTTTTGAGTtgtaatattaatttggagatgGGGAGTAAGACAAAGCACCAATGGATGAAAGAAATTAGTCGATGAGATAAATGTAGAGTATAAGTTTGTAagtgagattaaaagaaagagagtggtaccattaccaaaaaaagaaaatgatgcaaTGTAAGTGAgacaaattataataaaaataggcACAATTTCATAGACAGGAGTAATAAAAAAAGCTAAGAGTTAAGGTTGTGGCAATGATTGAAGGAGGAAGTAGTGAAGGAATTGTTCCACCTAGGGTCATCGATGCCCCAAAATGTGTTTATCCGTTCATAATAGAAAGACTCTCCAACAGCCACCCCGTAAAGCATTTATTTAGTAAAAGGAACTGATGAATGACAAAAGTTCCAGTACAGGTACAGCTTTAGAAAATTCTTTTGAAATGATAAAAGAACAGTATAAGTTAAGGCCTGGGTTTAGAGGGTGCTAATTTGTCACAATCAAGAAACAAGAAACAGTGGCTTCAAGAACAAACATTCCTAGCTTCATACATTATTGCCGATTGGGCTCTGTAACACCATACTACTTCATGTGAACATACAACAAAGCTGATTCAGAAGaatgtaaatatttttaatagggACAACTGAAAGAAATGATTTCCAACCTAACAGGACTCAAAATGTGCATCTCAGAGCCTCTTTCCCACAAATCTCTCGCTCATCTAAATTCATTTAATAGCATTCTTTAATACAACAAAACAACATCaccattccattaccccaagcCATTAAGAGGCTCCCAACTTGGGTGAGGTCTGAGAGGGTCGGATGCGCGCAACTTTACCCTTATTAATGGTAAAacacaaagaggttgtttccgattgactcTCGGTAGAAAACGTCatatgcaacttcacataaataagaagtgcacatgattcaaTGAGCCATTTCACATTTGAGTCATTCACATGTATAGCTACATAAATTCTATTCGCCACATCACATTATGAACTTGAAgacaatttaatttcaattgaaGTTTGTACCCTCCTTTCATATCAGCATAAATACGACAATTTAATACTAAAAAAGAACAtagattttccaaaaaaaaaacgaTGAGATTCACATTTGACTCTAAAGTCAAAAAACATCATCTTGCCCTAGGATCAAGTAAGATTGATTAACACTTCAGCTGCATCACATCTATTTACACGACATATGTTTCTATTCATAAATAACACTCGTAATAGCCAACTAGAATGCCGGAGTGATGCCTCAAGGAGTCAAGGTCATAGCCACCTTATCAACTCTACAAACAAGAACAGGGTAGGTTACTTAACTTTTGCAACTAAATCAACTCAATACATGAGAGCCAATCTCATTTTAACGGTGCTAAAATCACAACCAGCACAAGCAAGAAATGCAGTGTACATAATAAAAGCAAGAAGCACCAGTAATCATACATAGGCACTTAAGCAAGCTCAGAGCTATTCATCAATATCCTGCAAAGAAAGGGGTGCATGCCCATTAAGACAGCACCAAATAAGCCGAGCAGTATATATCTTTCACTATAAGAATGCATTAGATTATACAAGCTGTTATACACAGTAACACAGATCATATTAGGTTGCTATGAGTGTATTGTAGCATTTCCATTTTGTAAGAATCGAAACATCAAAATTAAATAGACATAATAGGGAACCACCATTGTGGGATCCAAGAGGCAAGAACAGATGAATGGAATCAAGATTAGCTGATGTAAAGTATGTAATCATAATGCTAATACTATGACTCAATGCAAAAATACGAGGAATAACATGTGAAAGGTGCCAACCTTTGATGTACTGTACCCAGCAGCTAAAACAAGCACAGGCTGCACCGCAATGTAGAGCCCAGGAACATTAAAAGTCTCAAACGTGATTTCACCAGTATATTCTCGGCTCTCAGGAGGCGTCAGAGGACTTTCCGTGAGCAAGAAGTAGTGATCCTCTAGATCATAGCGTAGATAAAAATACATTGTTCCCAAAACCTTTCCATAGCATCCCAGTTCTCAACCTGCCCATTCTTGATGGGATAATTTAAACTGTAAGTACTACTAGACCTAGATCTAAATAATGCTTCGTCTCATAAGCCAACTATATTGAGTCATCCAATTACTAGTTTTATTGTTTCTTGGTTGGTTTACAAAAGAATCATTCACTCAACAGTTGTTGGGACTACAAAGCAAGGCTCCACATTACCAAAAAACCCCATTTTAGTATACCAGCATTGGATCGTGCAAAAGTCATCAATTTAGCAAACCCAACCTCAATGCAACACTTTATTATTCCAACGCCAATAAGTGCTCCCATGAGTCCCATCTAGTTGGGTTTAAGGGGCCACATGTAAGCAACCTAACCTTGTAAAAACAAACATGTTTCTGATTGACCTTAGAACACGTCTTAATTTTCTTGAACGAAAAAGTACAGCAAAATTTTATAACCCAATCAGAGCAGAAGATACCAATCTACATGCAATTAACTAACTCTTTAACCACATTTTAAATATTGAGGATTTAGCACATAACACCATAGTCATATTCCACTTATATTTAACAATGTGAAAATACAAACCATGATTAGCCAAAGCATAACCCATTTCACACCCTTCAAATTCAAACACACATCTACATTCACTTCAAACAGACATACACATTTTTTAAAACTTCAGCCTCACAAGCAGAAATTTCCTGCGCATCCACATAGATCACGAGGATGCTTTAATTAACCCACAATCAAAGCAAAAGTCAAGACACTTTCACCATTGACACACTTCCTCAAAACACACAATTGTATACAACcagattttaataattattcaaataaaGTAATCTATCATTCACCATTGACACATCTCCTCAAAACACACAATTGCATATTCAAATAAAGTAATCTATCATTCacccaaaagaaaaacaagCTTCAAAAAACAATACACTTCAGCATCATCACATTTCATCAAATACTTGATGGGCAAGGTAAGAACTCAACAATTTTCACACATATACCTAAAATATAAATTGACCCAAATCAGAAACAAACTTCAATTAGAAAACAACGAAATTAACAATAAACCCAATAACAGAAAGAGAAAACACTCGAGGTACCATTGTCGATGACGACGGCAAGGCGAAAAGAAGAAGCATCCATTAGAGAAATATAAAGAAGAAATAGAAATACAAAATAAGGAAGGATCTGCAACTGAGATCCAATTGAATGATGATTGAAGGCAGGTGATCATGTTCATTCAAAGTGCCTCTAAATCATACCAAACAATTGAATGACTCTGATGCTATAACGCtaattggatgatgatgatgatagcaACACTCAGATGTAACTGATGATGATGGGTGCGAAAACGATATCGTTTGAAAGCGGAAACTCAACGCATCTGAAGTAGAATTGTGAATGCCAACAATTCCAACCATTTTAATTTGATACTTGTCAATTAACTAACAAGGGTTTGATATGATTCGATTCGATTAGACAGATTTCATGATCAGTATTCAGTATGAAATGGGTTTTTTTGGATGTTGAAATTAGAAGCTTTTTAATTGggaattttgaaagaaaaaaaaaagtgagagGGTTAAGTGCTTTCCTTTGCAACTAAACAAACCaacaaaaatcatttaaaaaaaaaaaacaaaccaacaacAATAAATCAACCGACTTCCTCTCGTTTTCTTCCACTATTTCTGTCtgattatttttatgtatgaaATACGTTTGATATGttaaatagtttaattaatACAAAGTATGAGTTTATGAACTCTTTATTTTGTCTTCGTCTTATCGAGAGAAGATCTCTCACAAAAGTAATTGTTCTTCTTAAGATTCATATTGTTACTAATCAAGCCTCTTCTGTCAATGTCCTTCGTGTAAATAAGGCTCTCTAAACCAATCCTCGTTTGTCATTCGGCCACTTTAAGGCTCCTAAGCCTAAAGTCTTCTTGTGGCATGTAGGTATGACTAGAGGATAACTACTAAAATAGCGTGTATTAATCTTAACTTTTTAAACATTGTATGGTTCTCTTAAGCTTGTCACTCAGACAACTTAGAGCTCACTGGCTTTAGTAGTTCTCTCAATCTAGTATTTTAAACTCTTTATGGCTCTTTGGCTTAAAGTGGTCATTTTAAGATGTTACTCGATATGCTTTGAGGATCGTTGGCCCATATTGATGAGGTCATATTAAACTTTATCTTCTTGTGCACATGAGATTAATTTTTGGCCTACCAACCCAAGAaataatgaatacaaacaaacaCAGTAAACAATTAGAACTCTGACAGTCTTCGTCAAGACATCATTAACTAACACCATAATCTCATTCTTAACTAACACCACCAATTAACTAACACCTTTTGATTTAGTCTAAACTTCAAATATATTCATTATAAAGAACATTCGTGCTATATCAATTACGTTTTCCACATGTACTAACTTGATCATTATACATATAGGATTTTCAATAAAGCAATCAAAGCTAGACACATTGGTTCATTCTATATATAGATTAGCAACAACAACTCAACAATATCATTCTCACCACATTACTCGAACAATAACTTAGTTTCTTTATATAACCTAGCACAGGACTTTAGTTCTACAAATTTTATAAGCTTCACATCAGaaatataatagtaataacaattaaaCATAGTAAATGCAACTTTCAAGAATTTACTTCTTCGTATTTATGtccatttaaaaattttatctgGAGTACCTACCCACCATTTAGGATTCATAAATACATCCCTAAAAGCTAAAATCACCTCCACAAATTCTATCCAACTAGCCAatcctaaaaacatggagatgTTGGTGATGAATTAAATGTTGGTATAAGTAATTAATTGATATACAAAAATAAAGACTTAAGTAAAGGAACTCTTGTCTCACTCACTTAGAGTTTAGTTGATAAACCTTACATCCCTACCACTTGATCGAAGCATGCCATGTAGTAcgttaatataaataaaaagtatatagaGTACATACACTAATTAGATTTCTtccaataatcaaaataaataatccaTCCATGAAAAATCAAAATGCAGGCTTTTGGTAAATTGCAATTTGATAAGATGACAAAAGAATTCATAGGTTCACATGTGCTTATGAGAGAATCAtgcttttattaaaaaataataattgagaACATGATCCTAATTGCCCATTCATTGACACAAAATTTCAGATTTGATGCTCTAAAACAAATCTACAAATAATCATGCATCTTCcttcattttttatttcatgGATTTATTGTCATTTAACATTGTTATTTAAttcattataatttaaataCAAGTACATGATCAATACTTTTATTACATGATTAAGTGCTCCTTTGgtaaatagaatttttttattagtgttttagttgatttttaccctttttagttggtcaaatagtcaaaaaaatattttagaaattaattttttgacaaTTAAAAAGTCCACTTTTAAGTCATAATCAAAAACTAATTTTGTTTGTGCATATATAAccttaaagataaaatataattatttaataaaatcataaatttgatATATTAAATTGTGAATTTATtacgaaattacgtgttaattaataaaaattaatgtttatttgAGTATTATGCAACTATGTTTATTGtggtaaaaatattattaataatcaaaGCATTTAGTGCAttgacaaaaatattttttttataataacatTGTGGTTTCAAGCAATTAACTAATTTTGTCAATTAACCTAATTTGTTCTTCATATAacatgatttattttttatcataaatttatattttggccatttttttttctaagttATATGATATATgtcatataaattttattagtcAAATTAATTGAGAATATGATAATTTTGAAAACTAACAACTTGAaagcaaaaataattttttttgatttactatttttggCTTGTAGTTTTCAAAAATTGTAaactggaaaaaaaaataacgaaTAGACCCTGAATTAGGCTTATAGTTGAActtttataatatgttatatacaatATATCACACCCCATCACACAAGAGTTTTTTGGGTTGGAAATGTGGGTGTACAATGCATATATTTCTCATATATGACGTTTAGTATTCCACTTAAAATGAGGGGTACGTTTAGTATTCCACTTTTGTAATATGATATCAAAATTAACGCGACAAAAAGGTCACAAGTTCAAATAGCAACCATCCTTATTTCAAGTGAAATAATTAAAGCTATATATGAGTAGGTCTAGCCCAAAAAGCTCTCGTGTAAATGGTCTTAAAGAATATATTACATAGCTCAGAACTAAAACAATCAACCTAAGCTTTAATTGAGTTGCTTCGTTGACATTAACTAAAATCGATTACTAACAACACTTACAATATAAGACTTCATCTCCCTTTAAGCAAATCTATACATTATACTAAAGCAAAATACGGATAACATAAACACACTCAAAAATAATAAGTTGtcaacttctcaagaaattttTTCCCTCCATTTATCAAAGATA from Amaranthus tricolor cultivar Red isolate AtriRed21 chromosome 3, ASM2621246v1, whole genome shotgun sequence includes:
- the LOC130807934 gene encoding uncharacterized protein LOC130807934, translated to MDPVAEEQIDYGDEEYGGAQKLQYQGSGAIPALADEEMIGEDEDYEDLYDGVNVGEGFMQFHQAQGGPNSIGNGVMQVQIYNTPQPRQDAGVSRNLGISGVVSDGRQQKASLAVKEPESGSANRISGALGPENQIHDGTSGNMSFQGSAPISQTAATNVSDVNKANNPAIGGPNVTQGIVNNHMAANVNMSVDHMMANDNIIRPQMDNGPTMLFVGELHWWTTDAELESVLSQYGKVKEIKFFDERASGKSKGYCQVEFFDAAAAAACKESMNGHIFNGRACVVVFASSQTLKQMGASYASKNPQQPQSQPQGRRNATDGAGRGGGGANFSSGEGGRGFGRGGWGRGQGVAARGPGGSGPRGRGPMGPKNAPGNATGMGGAAMGNFGQGMGAPGFGGPGGGMMHPQAMMGPGFDPSYMGRGAGYGGFSGPAFPGMNMMPPFPAVNPMGLGVAPHVNPAFFGRGMAPNGMGMMGGTGMEGHPGGMWPDPSMGGWAGEEHGQKTRESSYGGDDGGSDYGYGEGNAEKGSRTNAAPREKERVTERDWSGNSDRRHREEQDYDRSDRDRRYREEKDGYRDHRQKERDSGYEEDWDRGQSSSRSRSRSRAMPEGDHRSRSRDVEYGKRRRAPSE
- the LOC130808710 gene encoding actin-related protein 3-like produces the protein MYFYLRYDLEDHYFLLTESPLTPPESREYTGEITFETFNVPGLYIAVQPVLVLAAGYSTSKACHTKAEYEEYGASICLANPVFKGCTDVKNHAIRFSCTESICNFGLVISSFSLPTQSLRFFVCSKPVNVILSLQATWNWCKIEIYFVRKH